The genome window GAGCCTGCTCGACAACTTCGAGTGGACGTTCGGCTACGGGCCGAAGTTCGGACTGGTCGAGGTCGATCGCACGACGCAGGTGCGACAGGGCAAGCCGAGCGCCGCCTGGCTGGGGCGCATCGCCCGCGCGAACGCCCTCGACGACGACCGCGACGCCTGAGCGGGTCTACACCGGCGCGACCGCAAGCGCCGTCATGCCGAGCAGGCAGGCGAGCTGGATCACGAGGAACGCGAAGCGGCGATTTCCACGCACGCCGCCGCCGGGCGCCACGTGCACGATCGACTGCGCCAGGCGGGCGGCGAGGTAGACGACCGCGAGGAGGTCGAGCACGGGTCCGGTGACGCCGCGCACCGTGGCGATCAGAACCACGGCCGCGAAGAGGGGCAGGTTCTCGAGCGCGTTCACGTGCGCGCGGAAGAGCCGCCAGATGAGGCGCCGGTCGTCCGGCACGCCGAAGTCGCGCACCACGCCGCCGGCCGCGAGGTGCCGGAAGCGCGCGATCGAGAGCGCCACCACCAGCCCGATCGTCCACACCACGAACACGACGAGGCACCACAGGGGCACCGTCATCGGCAGGACGGACCTCATGCGCTCGTGCGCGGCTTCACGGGGCGGATGAGCCCCTCCTGCGCGACGCTCGCCACCAGACGGCCGTCGCGGGTGAAGAAGTGCCCGAGCGTGAACCCGCGCGCGCCGTGCGCGGCGGGGCTCTCCTGCGCGTAGAGGAGCCACTCGTCGGCGCGGAACGGGCGGTGGAACCACATGGCGTGGTCGAGGCTCGCCATCGCGTAGCGCGGATCGTTCCACGGGATTGCGTGCGGGAGCGTCGCCGTGTCGAGGAGCATCAGGTCCGAGGCGTAGGCGATCACGCACTGGTGCAGGAGCAGCGACGCATCGGGGAGCCGGCCGCTCGCCCGGATCCACACCAGCTGGCGCGGCTCGCGCGGCGTCGGCTTGAACGGGTTGTGGTCGGTGACGCTGCGCGTATCGATCGGGCGCTCGCGCGTCACCCACTTCCACACCTCGGGATGGAGCTGGTCCTTCACGCCGGCGAGCCGCTCCTCGGTCGTGGGCAGGGTCTCGGGATCGGGCACCTCCGGCATGCGGAGGCCGTGTTCGGGACCCTCCTCCGGCCGCTGGAAGGACGCGGACAGCAGGAAGATCGCCTCGCCGTGCTGGATGGCGACCGCGCGACGGGTGGTGAACGAGCGGCCGTCGCGGATGCGATCGACCTGGTACACGATCGGCACCTTGGGATCGCCGGGACGCAGGAAGTACGAGTGCAGCGAATGCACGACGCCGGTCTCGACCGTGCGGCCCACCGCGACGAGGGCCTGTGCCGCCACCTGTCCGCCGAACACGCGCAGGCGCATCTCCTGCGGGCTCTGCCCGCGGAAGAGATTCACTTCGAGCTCCTCGAGGTCCAGCAGGCCGAGCAGCTCGTCGAGCGCGCGTTGCATGTCGCGCGTTGTGACATGGTCCCGCCGCTCTTGCACGCGCGGCGAGGCGGCGGGATAACCCGCGCCATGCGTGCTGCCGTCATGCGGAACTCGAGCCTCGTCGTCGACACGGTTCCCGATCCGGAGCCCGGCCCGGGGGAAGCGATCGTCAAGACGCTCGCCTGCGGGATCTGCGGCTCGGATCTCCACGCGCTCAAGTTCGCGCACAAGATGGTCGACATCGCGCGCGAGACCGCAATGCCCTTCAACATGGACCCGTCGAAGGACGTCGTGATGGGCCACGAGTTCTGCGTCGAGGTCCTCGACTACGGCCCCGGCACCGACGGCAACGTGAAGCCGGGGCGGCGCGCCGTCTCGATGCCGCTCGTCTTCCGGCCGACCGGCATCCTCGGCGTCGGCTACTCGAACGAGATCCCCGGCGGCTACGGGGAGCTCATGGTTCTCAACGCCTCGCTCCTGCTCGAGGTGCCGAACGGGCTCGCGACCCCGTACGCCGCCATGACCGAGCCCATGGCCGTCGGATTGCACGCCGTCGAGAAGGCACGGCTCGCGCCGGGTGACGCCGCGATGGTGTTCGGGTGTGGACCGGTCGGGCTCGCGGTCATCGCGGCCCTCAAGCTCCGGGGCGTCGACCCGATCGTGGCCGGCGACTACTCCCCCATGCGGCGCGAGCTCGCCGGCAAGATGGGTGCCCACGTGGTCGTCGATCCGAAAGAGAAGCGGATCGTGGACGCGTATCGCGAGTCGGCCGACCTGCGACCGGCGGCCATGTTCGAATGCGTCGGCGTGCCGGGCCTGATCCAGGAGGTCCTGCGGCAGGCCCCGCTCGGCGCCAAGATCGTGGTGGCCGGCGTCTGCATGGAGGACGACGCGATCCGTCCGATGCTCGCGATCAACAAGGAGCTCTCGCTCCAGTTCGTGCTCGGCTACACGCCGATGGAGTTCGCCGACACGCTCGGGGCGCTCGCCGACGGCCGCATCGACGTCACCCCGCTCGTGACGGGGAAGGTCGGGGTCGAGGGGGTCGCGCAGGCGTTCCGCGACCTCGCAAATCCCGAGACGCACGCCAAGATCCTCGTCGAGCCCTGGCGCGCGTAGGGCGTCACCCGGGCGGACACTCGAGGAGCGCGATGCGGCGGTCGCCTTCGCCGGCCGCGTCGACGACCCGGAGGCCGAGCGCGGTCGCACGATGGAGCGACGGCGCGGGCGCGATGACGAGCGTATCGCGCTCGCAGACCATCGGCTCTCGGCGGATGGAGCGGGCCAGGCGATAGCGCAGGACGAGTGCATCGTTCTCGAGCAACGTGGGCGCCGCGACCAGGTGAGCGGCGTCCGCGACGCGAGGTGCGATGCGATCGGCGAATGGAACGAGCACATCGCGCCTCGCCTCGCCGAGTCGGCTCCGCTGTTCGCTCGCGATCATGACGAGCGACAGCACGACGACGGCCGGCAGGAGCCAGCGCGCCCGCACGGGGGCCAGCGCGCGC of Candidatus Eisenbacteria bacterium contains these proteins:
- the tesB gene encoding acyl-CoA thioesterase II, whose protein sequence is MQRALDELLGLLDLEELEVNLFRGQSPQEMRLRVFGGQVAAQALVAVGRTVETGVVHSLHSYFLRPGDPKVPIVYQVDRIRDGRSFTTRRAVAIQHGEAIFLLSASFQRPEEGPEHGLRMPEVPDPETLPTTEERLAGVKDQLHPEVWKWVTRERPIDTRSVTDHNPFKPTPREPRQLVWIRASGRLPDASLLLHQCVIAYASDLMLLDTATLPHAIPWNDPRYAMASLDHAMWFHRPFRADEWLLYAQESPAAHGARGFTLGHFFTRDGRLVASVAQEGLIRPVKPRTSA
- a CDS encoding MAPEG family protein, with amino-acid sequence MRSVLPMTVPLWCLVVFVVWTIGLVVALSIARFRHLAAGGVVRDFGVPDDRRLIWRLFRAHVNALENLPLFAAVVLIATVRGVTGPVLDLLAVVYLAARLAQSIVHVAPGGGVRGNRRFAFLVIQLACLLGMTALAVAPV
- a CDS encoding zinc-binding dehydrogenase, coding for MRAAVMRNSSLVVDTVPDPEPGPGEAIVKTLACGICGSDLHALKFAHKMVDIARETAMPFNMDPSKDVVMGHEFCVEVLDYGPGTDGNVKPGRRAVSMPLVFRPTGILGVGYSNEIPGGYGELMVLNASLLLEVPNGLATPYAAMTEPMAVGLHAVEKARLAPGDAAMVFGCGPVGLAVIAALKLRGVDPIVAGDYSPMRRELAGKMGAHVVVDPKEKRIVDAYRESADLRPAAMFECVGVPGLIQEVLRQAPLGAKIVVAGVCMEDDAIRPMLAINKELSLQFVLGYTPMEFADTLGALADGRIDVTPLVTGKVGVEGVAQAFRDLANPETHAKILVEPWRA